The Halalkalibacter krulwichiae genome has a segment encoding these proteins:
- the ysxE gene encoding spore coat protein YsxE translates to MMQARSPYDSVLFYYDLYPQAIEDFGKVKKVTTNHGTFALKETTMTPAQADGFIHALRKLTKLGYTHAVPVYPTKYGEYTLFNGTHTYYLMPWMEPLEYTARESQEQKLASQLGIIHRLTVKTQPFVKENVDESYQQLLRRWEMRRLELNRFADEAERKTYMSPFELTFLTHAHMLDQMAEAAKGHLQKWYETCLEKEKYRTVLCHGRMNRSHAFFNRENEPYLINFERSSIDTPSRDIASFCRYSFRHAFWVEEEILQWFYQYERHLPLLEEEKHLLCAYLNFPEPIAFAVDAYLANKGQREFEHVQRLEKRLTSMRRVQRLTQKLIVIEAAQQTPTE, encoded by the coding sequence ATGATGCAAGCACGATCTCCTTATGATTCTGTACTCTTTTATTATGACTTATATCCACAAGCAATCGAGGATTTTGGTAAAGTTAAAAAAGTAACAACCAACCACGGAACTTTTGCGTTAAAAGAAACAACGATGACCCCTGCACAAGCGGATGGATTTATCCATGCTTTACGGAAACTAACGAAGCTAGGTTATACCCATGCGGTACCGGTTTATCCAACGAAGTACGGGGAATACACACTTTTTAACGGAACTCATACGTATTATCTCATGCCGTGGATGGAGCCGTTAGAATATACAGCAAGGGAATCACAGGAGCAGAAGCTTGCTTCTCAGCTTGGTATAATTCATCGTTTAACTGTGAAAACACAGCCATTTGTAAAAGAAAATGTTGATGAGTCTTATCAACAGCTTCTAAGACGCTGGGAAATGAGGAGACTAGAGTTAAACCGTTTTGCTGATGAAGCGGAACGGAAGACATATATGTCTCCGTTTGAATTAACGTTTCTCACACATGCCCATATGCTTGATCAAATGGCCGAAGCAGCAAAAGGTCATTTACAAAAATGGTATGAAACTTGTCTTGAAAAAGAAAAATATCGTACTGTACTTTGTCACGGGAGAATGAATCGTTCTCATGCCTTCTTTAATCGAGAAAATGAACCTTACCTTATTAATTTTGAACGTTCAAGCATTGATACGCCTTCAAGGGATATAGCAAGCTTTTGTCGTTATAGCTTCCGCCATGCCTTTTGGGTTGAAGAAGAAATCTTGCAATGGTTCTATCAATATGAGCGGCACTTGCCACTTTTAGAAGAAGAGAAGCATTTACTATGCGCTTATTTAAACTTCCCAGAACCGATTGCCTTTGCGGTTGATGCCTATTTAGCAAATAAAGGACAACGAGAATTCGAGCATGTCCAACGCCTTGAAAAACGCTTAACGTCAATGCGCAGAGTACAGCGACTGACGCAAAAGCTAATTGTCATAGAAGCAGCTCAACAAACACCGACAGAATAA